A part of Acidisarcina sp. genomic DNA contains:
- a CDS encoding phage portal protein, with amino-acid sequence MAINAMPFVFWARVAEAVAALNEFWNQEKGASTLKLMEPIRSAWKRLSGVEAGEGQKTEGQRKTLMLPSILSPHPSSTNLMPKPTPANLRKFAETPVVRRAINVIKDRIASLDWQIKVKRGYVPAEVADLDARMAAIRRALEEPNDSDSFRTLVEQVLEDALVGGFGAIEIDLTGDGERPFALWPVDGATIRINPKWDGTQETPRYAQMTGRMGTDGLISLRDDELIYLRMNPRTHTPFGLGPLEVAFETVNAFLSANRFASKLASNSVVQYALWLNETTPAQHERLIRWWQDEIEGTGRVPLLSSEQKPEVLRFSSGTDADLRLNWQEFLMRLVANAFGLPPMMLGLEHDVNRSTAAEQGNEAFRSAIAPLAKLLAEHLTRDVLAKRLGWREFEFVFNELDARDEMTEVQIQTSLLKAGVLTVDEVRSMRGLGPLPTTQQDGIAGESRGEQ; translated from the coding sequence ATGGCGATCAACGCCATGCCTTTTGTTTTTTGGGCCAGGGTGGCGGAAGCAGTGGCGGCATTGAATGAATTTTGGAATCAGGAAAAAGGGGCGAGCACATTGAAGCTGATGGAACCGATACGAAGTGCGTGGAAGCGTCTGAGTGGCGTGGAAGCCGGGGAAGGCCAGAAGACGGAAGGACAGCGCAAGACGCTGATGCTGCCGTCGATCTTGTCGCCACACCCATCCTCTACCAACCTGATGCCAAAGCCGACGCCAGCGAATCTGCGCAAATTTGCGGAGACGCCGGTAGTGCGGCGCGCGATCAACGTGATCAAGGATCGCATTGCCAGTCTGGATTGGCAGATCAAGGTGAAGCGCGGTTACGTGCCGGCAGAGGTTGCAGACCTGGATGCGCGCATGGCGGCGATCCGCAGGGCGCTAGAAGAACCGAACGACAGCGACTCCTTCCGCACGCTGGTGGAGCAGGTGCTGGAAGACGCGCTGGTGGGCGGGTTTGGGGCTATCGAAATCGACCTGACGGGCGATGGGGAGCGGCCGTTTGCATTGTGGCCGGTGGATGGCGCGACGATCCGTATTAATCCCAAATGGGATGGCACGCAGGAGACACCGCGCTATGCGCAGATGACAGGCCGCATGGGGACGGACGGGCTGATTTCGCTGCGTGATGATGAGCTGATCTATCTGCGAATGAATCCTCGGACGCATACACCATTTGGCCTGGGCCCGCTGGAAGTTGCATTTGAAACAGTGAACGCGTTTTTGAGCGCGAACCGTTTTGCCTCGAAGCTGGCCAGCAACTCCGTGGTGCAGTATGCGCTGTGGTTGAACGAGACGACTCCGGCACAGCATGAACGGCTGATCCGCTGGTGGCAGGATGAGATCGAGGGTACGGGTCGGGTTCCGCTGTTGAGCTCGGAGCAGAAGCCGGAGGTATTGCGCTTCAGCTCCGGCACGGATGCAGACCTGCGGCTGAACTGGCAGGAGTTCCTGATGCGATTGGTGGCGAATGCATTTGGTTTGCCGCCGATGATGCTGGGGCTGGAGCACGACGTGAATCGCTCGACAGCCGCAGAGCAAGGGAACGAGGCGTTTCGCAGTGCAATTGCACCGCTGGCAAAACTGCTGGCGGAGCACCTGACCCGGGATGTGTTGGCCAAGAGGCTCGGTTGGCGGGAATTTGAGTTCGTCTTCAACGAACTGGATGCACGCGACGAGATGACGGAAGTACAGATACAAACTTCATTGCTGAAGGCGGGCGTTCTGACGGTCGATGAGGTGCGATCGATGCGAGGGTTGGGGCCGTTGCCAACGACTCAACAAGATGGGATTGCGGGCGAGTCGCGGGGTGAGCAGTAG
- a CDS encoding DUF3037 domain-containing protein: MVGRRQCEFFLIRYVPDAVKNEFVNIGVMLREAGHTEVRFTRDWQRVRCIDPDADTAMLEALEVEVRRRLAEAADGTKTVMQVIEDSFSNAVQMTEAKGCLAESIPAELEQLMQLYVDPQKRQREVRRSGRGALLNRMRNQFDRVGVWDLMRKRIAASDYTKPGDPMRIDCGYRPNGVVKMFHAVSLESDAEMAKVLAFSAPALVEGVARVEQAKLELTAIIEPLAEIKGASEDEDRISQYRFAVETMEQQTIRVLTTSDLVRVAETARRELRV, translated from the coding sequence GTGGTAGGACGCAGGCAATGCGAGTTCTTCCTGATCCGGTACGTTCCGGATGCTGTGAAGAACGAGTTTGTGAACATCGGAGTGATGCTACGGGAAGCCGGGCATACCGAGGTGCGTTTTACGCGCGACTGGCAGCGAGTGCGCTGCATCGATCCGGATGCGGATACGGCCATGCTGGAGGCGCTTGAGGTAGAGGTACGGCGCAGGCTGGCTGAGGCGGCAGATGGAACGAAGACGGTGATGCAGGTGATTGAGGACTCCTTCTCAAACGCGGTGCAGATGACCGAGGCGAAAGGATGCCTGGCGGAGTCGATTCCTGCGGAGCTGGAGCAGTTGATGCAGCTTTATGTCGATCCGCAGAAGCGGCAGCGCGAGGTGCGTAGAAGCGGGCGGGGCGCGCTGCTGAATCGGATGCGCAACCAGTTTGACAGGGTGGGCGTGTGGGACCTAATGCGCAAGCGGATCGCGGCCTCGGATTATACGAAGCCGGGCGATCCTATGCGGATTGATTGCGGGTACAGGCCGAACGGCGTGGTGAAGATGTTTCACGCAGTCTCGCTCGAGAGCGACGCGGAGATGGCGAAGGTGCTGGCGTTCAGCGCGCCGGCGCTGGTGGAGGGAGTCGCGCGGGTGGAACAGGCGAAGCTGGAATTGACCGCGATTATTGAGCCTCTGGCAGAGATCAAGGGCGCGAGCGAGGACGAGGACCGGATATCGCAATACCGATTTGCGGTAGAGACGATGGAGCAGCAGACAATTCGAGTTCTGACGACGAGCGACCTGGTGCGGGTGGCAGAGACGGCACGGAGAGAGCTGCGGGTTTGA
- a CDS encoding HipA family kinase yields MLVVQEIRRMRGGAQSHLMLGADTNLYVVKFQNNPQHVRVLANEFLATRLAEAVGLTVPPCEVVEVTDWLIDHTSELKMDLGRSQERCRGGLQFGSRFVGGLMPGQVVDYLPEEMLLETRNLKEFAGMLALDKWTCNVNGRQAVFVKKPRERRYAATFIDQGYCFHAGEWKFVDAPLRGVYARNPVYRDVVGWESFEPWLSRIETFAPEKAWAIAEAVPPEWYGGDTAELEQLVEQLLERRLRVREHIDMFRESSRKPFPNWMRPKEKLVKGGFPDPKQVQDTEGPKWMM; encoded by the coding sequence GTGCTGGTAGTGCAGGAGATTCGGCGGATGCGGGGGGGAGCACAGAGTCATCTGATGCTGGGCGCAGACACGAACCTGTACGTGGTGAAGTTCCAGAACAATCCGCAGCATGTGCGCGTGCTGGCAAACGAGTTTCTGGCCACGAGGCTGGCAGAGGCGGTGGGGTTGACGGTGCCGCCGTGCGAGGTGGTCGAGGTGACCGACTGGCTGATCGACCATACGTCGGAGCTGAAGATGGACCTGGGGCGATCGCAGGAGAGGTGCAGGGGCGGCTTGCAGTTTGGATCGCGCTTTGTGGGTGGGCTGATGCCCGGGCAGGTAGTGGATTACTTGCCGGAGGAGATGCTGCTGGAGACGCGGAACCTGAAGGAATTTGCCGGCATGCTGGCGCTGGACAAGTGGACCTGCAACGTAAATGGGCGCCAGGCGGTATTTGTGAAGAAGCCGCGGGAGCGGCGGTATGCGGCGACCTTTATTGACCAGGGGTACTGCTTTCACGCAGGGGAATGGAAGTTTGTGGATGCTCCGCTGCGGGGTGTGTATGCCCGCAATCCGGTATACAGGGACGTGGTTGGATGGGAGAGCTTTGAACCCTGGCTGAGCCGCATTGAGACGTTTGCACCGGAGAAGGCCTGGGCGATTGCGGAGGCGGTTCCTCCAGAGTGGTACGGCGGCGATACGGCGGAGCTGGAGCAGTTGGTAGAGCAACTGCTGGAGCGCAGGCTGCGGGTGCGGGAGCATATTGATATGTTTCGGGAATCTTCGCGGAAGCCATTTCCAAATTGGATGCGGCCAAAAGAAAAGCTGGTGAAAGGTGGGTTTCCGGACCCGAAGCAGGTACAGGATACGGAAGGCCCGAAGTGGATGATGTAG